A region from the Pseudomonas sp. Teo4 genome encodes:
- the iscU gene encoding Fe-S cluster assembly scaffold IscU, with product MAYSEKVIDHYENPRNVGKMNAEDPDVGTGMVGAPACGDVMRLQIKVNEQGIIEDAKFKTYGCGSAIASSSLATEWMKGKTLDEAETIKNTQLAEELALPPVKIHCSVLAEDAIKAAVRDYKQKKGLI from the coding sequence ATGGCATACAGTGAAAAGGTCATCGACCACTACGAAAACCCACGCAACGTCGGCAAGATGAATGCCGAAGACCCGGATGTCGGTACCGGCATGGTCGGCGCCCCAGCGTGCGGTGACGTGATGCGTCTGCAGATCAAGGTCAACGAGCAAGGCATCATCGAAGACGCCAAGTTCAAGACTTACGGCTGCGGTTCGGCTATCGCTTCCAGCTCCCTCGCCACCGAGTGGATGAAGGGCAAGACCCTGGACGAAGCCGAAACCATCAAGAACACCCAGCTGGCGGAAGAACTGGCACTGCCGCCGGTCAAGATCCACTGCTCGGTTCTCGCCGAAGACGCCATCAAGGCCGCCGTTCGCGATTACAAGCAGAAGAAAGGCTTGATCTAA
- the iscX gene encoding Fe-S cluster assembly protein IscX, whose protein sequence is MSLKWIDVLEIAIQLAESKPDVDPRYVNFVDLHRWVLALPEFSDDPSRGGEKVLEAIQAAWIEEAD, encoded by the coding sequence ATGAGTCTGAAATGGATTGATGTACTTGAGATCGCCATCCAGCTTGCGGAAAGCAAGCCGGACGTCGATCCTCGTTATGTGAATTTCGTCGATCTGCACCGTTGGGTGCTGGCATTGCCAGAGTTCAGCGACGATCCGTCACGCGGCGGTGAGAAAGTGCTCGAGGCCATCCAGGCGGCCTGGATCGAAGAAGCCGACTAA
- the rlmN gene encoding 23S rRNA (adenine(2503)-C(2))-methyltransferase RlmN yields MTTSTGKINLLGLTLQEMEQFFDSIGEKRFRAGQVMKWIHHFGVDDFAAMTNVGKVLREKLEAVAEIRGPEVVSEDISADGTRKWVVRVASGSCVETVYIPTDDRGTLCVSSQAGCALDCSFCSTGKQGFNSNLTAAEVIGQVWLANKSFGTVPAKIDRAITNVVMMGMGEPLLNFDNVIAAMKIMMEDLGYGISKRRVTLSTSGVVPMIDELAKHIDVSLALSLHAPNDELRNQLVPINKKYPLKMLLESCMGYMATLGGKRVLTIEYTLLKDVNDQPEHAAQMIELLRDVPCKINLIPFNPFPHSGYERPSNNAIRRFQDLLHHGGFNVTTRTTRGDDIDAACGQLVGQVNDRTRRSERYIAVRQLSADNELQDSAVRH; encoded by the coding sequence ATGACGACATCTACCGGCAAAATCAACCTGTTGGGGCTGACCCTGCAGGAAATGGAACAGTTCTTCGACTCGATCGGGGAGAAGCGCTTTCGCGCCGGCCAGGTGATGAAGTGGATTCACCATTTTGGTGTCGACGATTTCGCCGCCATGACCAATGTCGGCAAGGTCCTGCGCGAAAAGCTCGAGGCCGTTGCCGAGATTCGGGGCCCGGAAGTGGTCAGTGAAGACATTTCCGCCGACGGTACCCGCAAGTGGGTGGTCCGCGTTGCCTCTGGCAGCTGTGTCGAGACCGTCTACATCCCTACCGACGACCGCGGCACGCTCTGCGTATCGTCGCAAGCCGGCTGCGCCCTGGATTGCAGTTTCTGCTCCACTGGCAAGCAAGGCTTCAACAGCAACCTCACTGCCGCCGAAGTGATCGGCCAGGTGTGGCTTGCGAACAAATCCTTCGGGACTGTCCCTGCCAAGATCGACCGCGCGATTACCAACGTGGTGATGATGGGCATGGGCGAACCCCTGCTGAATTTCGACAATGTCATCGCCGCCATGAAGATCATGATGGAAGATCTTGGCTATGGCATTTCCAAGCGTCGCGTCACCCTGTCCACCTCGGGCGTGGTGCCAATGATCGACGAATTGGCCAAGCACATCGACGTGTCGCTGGCACTGTCGCTGCACGCGCCGAACGACGAACTGCGCAACCAGCTGGTGCCGATCAACAAGAAGTACCCGCTGAAGATGCTGCTCGAATCGTGCATGGGCTACATGGCCACCTTGGGTGGCAAGCGCGTGCTGACCATCGAGTACACCTTGCTCAAGGACGTCAACGACCAGCCTGAGCATGCCGCGCAGATGATCGAACTGCTGCGCGATGTGCCTTGCAAGATCAACCTGATTCCGTTCAACCCGTTCCCGCATTCGGGTTACGAGCGACCTAGCAACAACGCCATTCGTCGCTTCCAGGACCTGCTGCACCACGGCGGCTTCAATGTCACCACCCGCACCACCCGTGGTGACGATATCGACGCTGCTTGCGGCCAGTTGGTCGGCCAGGTCAACGACCGCACCCGTCGTAGCGAGCGTTATATCGCCGTACGCCAGTTGTCTGCCGACAACGAGCTGCAAGACAGCGCAGTGCGCCACTGA
- the fdx gene encoding ISC system 2Fe-2S type ferredoxin: protein MPQVIFLPHEKFCPDGLVVEVEPGTNILELAHEHHIEMESACGGVCACTTCHCIVREGFDSLEEADELEEDMLDKAWGLEAQSRLACQVIVGEEDLTIEIPKYSLNHAAEAPH from the coding sequence ATGCCCCAGGTGATTTTCCTGCCGCACGAGAAGTTCTGCCCGGATGGGCTGGTGGTGGAGGTGGAGCCAGGAACCAACATCCTGGAACTGGCCCACGAGCACCACATCGAGATGGAGAGCGCGTGCGGCGGCGTGTGTGCCTGCACCACCTGTCACTGCATCGTGCGAGAAGGCTTCGACTCGCTTGAAGAGGCCGACGAGCTGGAAGAGGATATGCTGGACAAGGCCTGGGGCCTGGAGGCGCAGTCGCGCCTGGCCTGCCAGGTGATCGTCGGTGAGGAAGACCTCACCATCGAGATCCCAAAATACTCGCTCAACCACGCCGCCGAAGCACCGCACTGA
- the hisS gene encoding histidine--tRNA ligase, which translates to MSKSLQAIRGMNDILPEQSPLWRYFEGTVAGLLDTYGYSQIRTPIVEFTELFKRSIGEVTDIVEKEMYTFEDRNGDSLTLRPEGTAACVRAVLEHGITGNGQVQKLWYIGQMFRHERPQKGRYRQFHQIGVEVFNLNGPDIDAELIMLTWRLWSQLGIQDAVKLELNSLGTSEARARYRDALVEFLSARLDQLDEDSQRRLKSNPLRILDSKDQNTQAVLVDAPKLEDYLDEESRVHFEGLKARLDAAGIPFVINTKLVRGLDYYSKTVFEWVTDKLGAQGTVCAGGRYDGLVEQMGGKPTPGVGFAMGIERLILLLETLGKVPESISRQVDVYLCAFGEQAELAGLKLSEGLRDRLPGLRLAVNAGGGSFKSQFKKADKSGALFALILGDDELAKQEIGVKPLRGQGDQQNIAWDALAEHLETAIAQA; encoded by the coding sequence GTGAGCAAATCGCTGCAAGCCATCCGTGGCATGAACGACATCCTGCCAGAGCAGTCGCCGCTGTGGCGCTACTTCGAAGGCACCGTGGCCGGTCTGCTGGACACCTACGGGTACAGCCAGATCCGCACGCCGATCGTCGAGTTCACCGAGCTGTTCAAGCGCTCCATCGGTGAAGTCACCGACATCGTCGAAAAAGAGATGTACACCTTCGAGGACCGCAACGGCGATTCGCTCACCCTGCGTCCCGAAGGCACAGCCGCCTGCGTGCGTGCCGTGCTGGAGCACGGCATCACCGGCAACGGCCAGGTACAGAAACTGTGGTACATCGGCCAGATGTTCCGCCACGAGCGCCCGCAGAAAGGCCGCTACCGCCAGTTCCACCAGATCGGCGTTGAGGTGTTCAACCTCAATGGCCCGGACATCGACGCCGAGCTGATCATGCTCACCTGGCGCCTGTGGAGCCAGCTGGGCATCCAGGACGCGGTCAAGCTGGAGCTCAACAGCCTGGGTACCAGCGAAGCCCGTGCGCGTTACCGCGATGCCCTGGTCGAGTTCCTCAGCGCGCGCCTGGACCAGCTCGACGAAGACAGCCAGCGTCGCCTGAAGAGCAACCCGCTGCGCATCCTCGACAGCAAGGACCAGAACACCCAGGCGGTGCTGGTCGACGCGCCGAAGCTGGAAGACTACCTGGACGAGGAGTCCCGCGTGCACTTCGAGGGCCTGAAGGCCCGCCTGGACGCCGCCGGCATTCCGTTCGTGATCAACACCAAGCTGGTGCGTGGCCTGGACTACTACAGCAAGACCGTGTTCGAGTGGGTCACCGACAAGCTCGGCGCCCAGGGCACCGTCTGCGCCGGTGGCCGCTACGATGGCCTGGTCGAGCAGATGGGTGGCAAGCCGACCCCAGGCGTTGGTTTCGCCATGGGTATCGAGCGTCTTATCCTGCTGCTGGAAACCCTCGGCAAGGTGCCTGAGTCCATCAGCCGCCAGGTCGACGTCTACCTGTGCGCCTTTGGCGAGCAGGCCGAATTGGCCGGCCTGAAACTGTCCGAAGGCCTGCGCGATCGCTTGCCGGGTCTGCGTCTGGCGGTCAACGCCGGAGGCGGCAGCTTCAAGAGCCAGTTCAAGAAAGCCGACAAGAGCGGCGCGCTGTTCGCCCTGATTCTTGGCGACGACGAGCTGGCCAAGCAAGAGATCGGCGTTAAGCCCCTGCGTGGTCAGGGCGATCAACAGAACATTGCCTGGGATGCTCTGGCTGAGCACCTGGAAACCGCGATCGCACAGGCGTAA
- the hscA gene encoding Fe-S protein assembly chaperone HscA translates to MALLQIAEPGQSPQPHQRRLAVGIDLGTTNSLVAAVRSGRSEPLPDAQGNVILPSAVRYLDGRSEVGLAAREAASSDPLNTVLSVKRLMGRGLADVKQLGEQLPYRFVGGESHMPFIDTVQGPKSPVEVSADILKVLRERAEATLGGELVGAVITVPAYFDDAQRQATKDAAKLAGLNVLRLLNEPTAAAVAYGLDQNAEGLVAIYDLGGGTFDISILRLTAGVFEVLATGGDTALGGDDFDHAIAGWIIEQAGLSADLDPATQRQLLQSACAAKEALTDADVVSVSHGAWQGELSRAAFEAMIEPMVARSLKACRRAVRDSGVELEEVGAVVMVGGSTRVPRVRDAVGALFGRTPLTSIDPDQVVAIGAAIQADTLAGNRREGGELLLLDVIPLSLGLETMGGLMEKVIPRNTTIPVARAQEFTTYKDGQSAMMIHVLQGERELISDCRSLARFELRGIPAMVAGAAKIRVTFQVDADGLLSVAARELGSGVEASIQVKPSYGLTDGEIARMLKDSFEHAGSDKQARQLREHQVDGERLLEAVQGALDADGDRLLSSDERVAIEYQMQELRDLLSGTDGAAIEQQTKRLSQVTDAFAARRLDSTVKAALAGRNLNEIEE, encoded by the coding sequence ATGGCCCTACTGCAGATCGCCGAACCCGGTCAAAGCCCGCAACCGCACCAGCGTCGCCTGGCGGTGGGGATCGACCTGGGTACCACCAATTCTCTGGTCGCTGCCGTGCGCAGCGGTCGCAGCGAGCCCCTGCCCGACGCGCAGGGTAATGTCATTCTGCCTTCCGCTGTGCGCTACCTCGATGGCCGCAGTGAAGTCGGCCTGGCGGCGCGCGAGGCGGCCTCCAGTGACCCGCTGAACACCGTGCTGTCGGTCAAGCGCCTGATGGGGCGCGGCCTGGCGGACGTGAAACAGTTGGGCGAGCAACTGCCTTACCGCTTTGTTGGCGGTGAGTCGCACATGCCGTTCATCGACACGGTACAGGGGCCGAAAAGCCCGGTGGAAGTGTCTGCCGACATCCTCAAGGTGCTGCGTGAGCGCGCAGAAGCCACCTTGGGTGGCGAACTGGTCGGTGCGGTGATCACCGTGCCGGCGTACTTCGATGACGCCCAGCGCCAGGCCACCAAGGATGCCGCCAAGCTGGCCGGCCTGAACGTGCTGCGCTTGCTCAACGAGCCGACTGCCGCAGCCGTGGCTTATGGTCTCGATCAGAATGCCGAAGGCCTGGTAGCTATCTATGACCTGGGTGGCGGCACCTTCGACATTTCCATCCTGCGCCTTACCGCGGGTGTTTTCGAAGTGCTTGCCACCGGCGGCGACACTGCCCTGGGCGGCGATGACTTCGATCACGCCATCGCCGGCTGGATCATCGAACAGGCCGGTCTGTCCGCCGACCTCGACCCGGCCACCCAGCGTCAGTTGCTGCAAAGCGCCTGCGCCGCCAAGGAAGCCCTGACCGACGCCGATGTAGTCAGTGTCAGCCACGGCGCCTGGCAAGGCGAGCTTAGCCGCGCCGCTTTCGAGGCGATGATCGAACCGATGGTCGCCCGCAGCCTCAAGGCTTGCCGTCGTGCCGTGCGTGACAGTGGTGTCGAGCTGGAAGAAGTCGGTGCCGTGGTCATGGTCGGCGGTTCGACCCGTGTCCCGCGTGTACGCGATGCCGTAGGCGCGCTGTTTGGCCGCACGCCGCTGACCTCTATCGACCCAGACCAGGTGGTGGCCATCGGCGCCGCCATCCAGGCCGATACCCTGGCTGGCAACCGCCGTGAAGGTGGCGAACTGCTGCTGCTTGACGTCATCCCGCTGTCCCTGGGCCTTGAGACCATGGGCGGGCTGATGGAGAAGGTGATTCCGCGCAACACCACCATTCCGGTGGCGCGCGCCCAGGAATTCACCACCTATAAAGACGGCCAGTCGGCGATGATGATCCACGTCCTGCAGGGCGAGCGCGAGCTGATCAGCGATTGCCGCTCCCTTGCGCGCTTCGAGCTGCGTGGCATTCCGGCCATGGTTGCTGGTGCGGCGAAAATTCGCGTCACCTTCCAGGTCGACGCCGATGGCCTGCTCAGTGTCGCTGCACGCGAGCTGGGTTCGGGCGTGGAAGCCAGCATCCAGGTCAAGCCGTCCTACGGCCTGACCGATGGCGAGATTGCCCGCATGTTGAAGGATTCCTTCGAACACGCAGGTTCCGACAAGCAGGCCCGTCAGTTGCGCGAGCACCAGGTCGACGGCGAACGTCTGCTTGAAGCGGTGCAGGGCGCCCTGGACGCCGATGGCGATCGCCTGCTCAGCAGCGACGAGCGCGTGGCCATCGAATATCAGATGCAAGAATTGCGTGATTTGCTCAGCGGCACCGATGGCGCGGCCATCGAGCAACAGACCAAGCGTCTGTCGCAGGTGACCGATGCCTTTGCCGCCCGTCGCCTTGATTCGACGGTCAAAGCCGCACTGGCCGGGCGCAACCTGAATGAGATCGAGGAGTAA
- the hscB gene encoding co-chaperone HscB, which yields MGTPCHFALFELQPCFRLDLDKLATRYRELAREVHPDRFADASEREQRVALEKSAALNDAYQTLRSAPRRARYLLAISGHEVPQEVTVHDPDFLLQQMQWREELEELQDEADLDGVAVFKKRLKGAQDALNEDFAACWDVPAERDKAERLMRRMQFLDKLAQEVRQLEERLDD from the coding sequence GTGGGTACTCCTTGTCATTTCGCTCTGTTTGAACTCCAGCCCTGCTTCCGCTTGGACCTCGATAAGCTGGCCACTCGCTATCGCGAGCTGGCCCGCGAGGTGCATCCGGACCGTTTTGCCGATGCTTCCGAGCGTGAGCAGCGGGTGGCGCTGGAAAAGTCCGCGGCCCTCAACGACGCCTACCAGACCTTGCGCAGCGCGCCGCGCCGAGCACGCTACCTGCTGGCCATCAGCGGCCACGAAGTGCCACAGGAAGTCACGGTCCACGACCCGGACTTCCTGCTGCAGCAGATGCAGTGGCGCGAAGAGCTTGAAGAGCTGCAGGACGAAGCCGACCTCGACGGTGTCGCCGTGTTCAAGAAGCGCCTGAAGGGCGCCCAGGACGCGTTGAACGAAGATTTCGCCGCCTGCTGGGATGTGCCTGCCGAGCGCGACAAGGCCGAACGCCTGATGCGCCGCATGCAATTCCTCGACAAGCTCGCCCAAGAAGTGCGCCAACTGGAAGAGCGCCTCGACGATTAA
- the ispG gene encoding flavodoxin-dependent (E)-4-hydroxy-3-methylbut-2-enyl-diphosphate synthase: MHGESPIKRRESRKIWVGNVPVGGDAPIAVQSMTNTDTNDVAATVAQIQRLVDAGVDIVRVSVPDMDAAEAFGRIKQLVSVPLVADIHFDYKIALRVAELGVDCLRINPGNIGREDRVRAVVDAARDRGIPIRIGVNAGSLEKDLQKKYGEPTPAALVESALRHVEHLDRLDFQDFKVSVKASDVFMAVEAYRLLAKQIIQPLHLGITEAGGLRSGTVKSAVGIGMLLAEGIGDTIRISLAADPVEEVKVGYDILKSLHLRSRGINFIACPSCSRQNFDVVKTMNELEGRLEDLLVPLDVAVIGCVVNGPGEAKEAHVGLTGGTPNLIYIDGKPAQKLTNDNLVDELEKLIRQKAAEKVEADAALIARG; the protein is encoded by the coding sequence ATGCACGGCGAATCCCCGATCAAACGTCGCGAATCCCGCAAAATCTGGGTCGGCAATGTGCCGGTGGGTGGTGATGCCCCCATCGCGGTGCAGAGCATGACCAACACCGATACCAACGATGTGGCCGCCACCGTGGCGCAAATCCAGCGCCTGGTCGATGCTGGCGTCGACATCGTGCGCGTCTCGGTCCCGGACATGGACGCCGCCGAAGCGTTCGGCCGCATCAAGCAGCTGGTCAGCGTGCCGCTGGTCGCTGATATCCACTTCGACTACAAGATCGCCCTGCGCGTGGCCGAACTGGGTGTCGATTGCCTGCGTATCAACCCAGGCAACATCGGCCGCGAAGACCGCGTGCGCGCGGTGGTCGATGCTGCACGCGACCGTGGCATCCCGATCCGGATCGGCGTCAACGCCGGCTCCCTGGAAAAGGACCTGCAGAAGAAGTACGGCGAACCGACCCCAGCGGCGCTGGTCGAGTCGGCCCTGCGCCATGTCGAGCACCTCGATCGCCTGGACTTCCAGGACTTCAAGGTCAGCGTCAAGGCTTCCGACGTGTTCATGGCCGTCGAAGCCTACCGCTTGCTGGCCAAGCAGATCATCCAGCCGCTGCACCTGGGCATCACCGAAGCCGGTGGCCTGCGTTCGGGAACGGTGAAATCCGCCGTCGGCATCGGTATGCTGCTGGCCGAAGGCATTGGCGATACCATTCGCATTTCCCTGGCTGCCGACCCGGTCGAGGAAGTGAAGGTCGGTTACGACATTCTCAAGTCGCTGCACCTGCGTTCCCGTGGCATCAACTTCATCGCCTGCCCGAGCTGCTCGCGGCAGAACTTCGATGTGGTCAAGACCATGAACGAGCTGGAAGGGCGCCTGGAAGACCTGCTGGTACCGCTGGACGTCGCGGTGATCGGCTGCGTGGTCAACGGCCCCGGCGAAGCCAAGGAAGCCCACGTCGGGCTGACCGGCGGCACGCCGAACCTGATCTACATCGACGGCAAGCCGGCGCAGAAACTGACCAATGACAACCTGGTCGATGAGCTGGAAAAGCTCATCCGCCAGAAAGCGGCCGAAAAGGTCGAGGCCGACGCGGCGCTGATCGCCCGCGGCTGA
- the pilW gene encoding type IV pilus biogenesis/stability protein PilW: MNLRAALSMLTLVLLAGCVSGGAGDPLSNRQGRAEAGQAYVQLGLGYLQQGFAEQAKAPLSKALALNADDADAHAALALVFEAQGEPALAEAHFRKALNAGDGDTRIRNNYGSFLYAQQRFAEAEQMFRLAGADTLYPERSRVYENLGLTALRLDRRDQAHEYLGKALQLNPRQPRALLEMAELSYENRHYVPARDYYDRFSQLSGHDARSLLLGSRLARVFDERNTLAELGEQLQRLYPGTPEYQQYLSEQR, from the coding sequence ATGAACCTGCGCGCCGCGCTATCGATGCTGACGCTTGTGCTGCTCGCCGGCTGTGTGTCGGGCGGTGCGGGTGACCCCTTGTCCAATCGCCAAGGGCGAGCGGAGGCTGGGCAGGCATACGTACAGCTCGGGCTCGGGTATTTGCAACAAGGCTTTGCCGAGCAGGCGAAGGCCCCTTTGAGCAAAGCCCTGGCCCTGAACGCCGATGACGCCGACGCCCACGCCGCGCTGGCACTGGTGTTTGAAGCTCAGGGCGAGCCAGCCTTGGCTGAGGCGCATTTTCGCAAAGCCTTGAATGCGGGTGACGGCGACACGCGAATTCGCAACAATTACGGCAGTTTCCTATATGCTCAGCAGCGGTTCGCCGAGGCTGAGCAGATGTTTCGCCTGGCCGGTGCCGATACCTTGTATCCTGAGCGTTCGCGCGTGTACGAGAACCTCGGCCTGACGGCGCTCAGGCTCGACCGTCGCGACCAGGCGCATGAGTATCTGGGCAAGGCCCTGCAACTCAACCCACGGCAACCCAGAGCGTTGCTGGAAATGGCTGAGTTGTCTTACGAAAACAGGCATTATGTGCCGGCCCGGGACTACTACGATCGTTTCAGCCAGTTGAGTGGCCACGACGCCCGCAGCCTGCTGCTGGGCAGCCGCCTTGCCCGCGTGTTCGACGAACGGAACACGCTGGCTGAGTTGGGCGAGCAATTACAACGACTTTATCCCGGTACGCCGGAATATCAGCAATACCTGTCGGAGCAACGATGA
- the ndk gene encoding nucleoside-diphosphate kinase → MAVQRTFSIIKPDAVAKNVIGKITTRFEEAGLKIVASKIKQLSKAEAEGFYAEHSARGFFGDLVAFMTSGPVVVQVLEGENAIALNRELMGATNPKEAAPGTIRADFAESIDANAVHGSDSEAAAAREIAYFFAATEVTTR, encoded by the coding sequence ATGGCTGTTCAACGTACTTTCTCGATCATCAAGCCTGACGCCGTTGCCAAGAACGTTATCGGCAAGATCACCACCCGCTTCGAAGAAGCTGGCCTGAAAATCGTTGCCTCGAAAATCAAGCAACTGTCCAAAGCCGAAGCCGAAGGCTTCTACGCCGAGCACAGCGCTCGTGGCTTCTTCGGTGACCTGGTTGCCTTCATGACTTCCGGTCCGGTCGTCGTTCAGGTTCTGGAAGGCGAAAACGCCATCGCTCTGAACCGTGAGCTGATGGGCGCTACCAACCCTAAAGAAGCTGCTCCAGGCACCATCCGTGCTGACTTCGCCGAGTCGATCGACGCCAACGCCGTTCACGGTTCGGACTCCGAAGCTGCTGCTGCTCGCGAAATCGCTTACTTCTTCGCTGCTACCGAGGTAACCACTCGCTAA
- a CDS encoding RodZ family helix-turn-helix domain-containing protein, producing the protein MKAAHPEVAAASRQNPGELLRQARENREWSQAEVARKLNLTVTSLNHVETGAFDKLPGHTFARGYIRAYAKLMGMDQAPLVEAFDQFTGTHAKGSEVHSLGRIEEPVRLSHNILRGVSLLLLLAVVGGSFLWWQDQGSLRGKDLAKIALEHVEVESADGTTQIHPLDEPEDQAVTAGEQPESAPLPLEQAAVEESAQAVSEPATPAVAAPAVPAPAPVVVPAPAPVQQAPVPTVAAAPVAPAVPATPAAPVASAPAVTAPAPAEVPAGSAKVAIQFIADCWTQVTDGNGKVLFSAIKRKGDSLELTGKPPFAVRLGFARGAQVSYNGQAVDVAPFTSGETARLKLGQ; encoded by the coding sequence ATGAAAGCCGCGCATCCCGAAGTAGCAGCAGCGTCTCGCCAGAACCCCGGTGAACTCTTGCGCCAGGCCCGCGAGAACCGGGAATGGTCGCAAGCCGAGGTCGCCCGCAAGCTCAACCTCACGGTCACGTCGCTGAACCATGTGGAAACCGGTGCCTTCGACAAGTTGCCGGGGCATACCTTCGCCCGTGGCTACATCCGTGCGTACGCCAAGTTGATGGGCATGGACCAGGCGCCACTGGTGGAAGCCTTCGACCAGTTCACCGGTACCCACGCGAAGGGCAGTGAAGTGCATTCGCTCGGGCGCATTGAAGAGCCGGTACGCCTTTCGCACAACATCCTGCGTGGTGTCAGCCTGCTGTTGTTGCTGGCCGTGGTTGGCGGCAGCTTCCTGTGGTGGCAGGACCAAGGCAGCCTGCGTGGCAAGGACCTGGCCAAGATCGCGCTGGAGCACGTTGAGGTCGAGAGCGCTGACGGCACCACGCAGATTCACCCGCTGGACGAACCGGAAGACCAGGCGGTAACGGCTGGCGAGCAACCTGAAAGCGCGCCTCTGCCACTGGAACAGGCAGCCGTCGAGGAGTCCGCCCAAGCGGTCAGCGAGCCAGCTACCCCTGCTGTGGCGGCACCTGCCGTGCCGGCCCCAGCCCCGGTTGTTGTACCTGCCCCTGCCCCAGTACAGCAGGCTCCGGTCCCAACCGTGGCTGCCGCTCCGGTCGCTCCTGCCGTACCTGCCACACCCGCGGCGCCTGTTGCCAGCGCACCGGCTGTCACCGCGCCCGCGCCTGCAGAAGTACCGGCCGGTAGCGCCAAGGTAGCCATACAATTCATCGCCGATTGCTGGACTCAAGTCACTGACGGCAACGGCAAGGTGCTGTTCAGCGCCATCAAGCGCAAGGGTGACAGCCTGGAGCTGACCGGCAAGCCGCCGTTCGCGGTGCGACTGGGCTTTGCCCGTGGCGCCCAGGTCAGCTACAACGGCCAGGCCGTCGATGTTGCCCCGTTCACCAGTGGCGAGACCGCTCGCCTGAAGTTGGGACAGTAA
- the iscA gene encoding iron-sulfur cluster assembly protein IscA has product MAISMTEAAANHVRRSLEGRGKGEGIRLGVRTTGCSGLAYVLEFVDELADEDQVFENHGVKVIIDPKSLVYLDGTELDFVKEGLNEGFKFNNPNVRGECGCGESFNV; this is encoded by the coding sequence ATGGCTATCAGCATGACAGAAGCCGCCGCCAACCACGTGCGGCGTTCCCTCGAAGGGCGCGGCAAGGGCGAGGGCATCCGCCTGGGCGTGCGCACCACCGGTTGCTCGGGCCTGGCCTACGTGCTGGAGTTCGTCGACGAACTGGCTGACGAGGACCAGGTGTTCGAGAACCACGGCGTCAAGGTGATCATCGATCCCAAGAGCCTGGTCTACCTCGACGGCACCGAGCTGGACTTCGTCAAGGAAGGGTTGAACGAAGGCTTCAAGTTCAACAACCCCAACGTGCGCGGTGAGTGTGGCTGCGGCGAAAGCTTCAACGTCTGA